In a genomic window of Magnolia sinica isolate HGM2019 chromosome 16, MsV1, whole genome shotgun sequence:
- the LOC131229364 gene encoding calcium uniporter protein 2, mitochondrial-like, which produces MAFRRALAHRLFNKTKISTTQTLPSPNAFFRKFLNPPDDSGFFRRLLQNRAIFQSAVPPECLSLPVGDKLIERLRGLNGGDRLRLEGLIHPTPGPDPADPISVEDARKLLRISQLEALKSSLKQIPKNCISYSEFMQICADRLRGTSPDQVSELVKMLDQSGVVIVLGNVVFLHPEQVVKAIESVIPLSMAHPNDPRREELAKMEKLKVEIDMKAESLVRRELWGGLCFLVLQTAAFMRLTFWELSWDVMEPICFYFTSVYFMAGYAFFLRTSKDPSFEGLFESRFSTKQRRLMKLKNFDITRFNELRKALDQPEFSPLPSCSSPRRTLLGAMH; this is translated from the exons ATGGCGTTCCGGAGAGCGCTGGCTCACCGTCTCTTCAACAAAACAAAGATCTCCACCACCCAAACCCTACCATCCCCAAACGCCTTCTTCCGCAAATTCCTCAACCCTCCCGACGATTCCGGATTCTTCCGTCGCCTTCTCCAGAATCGAGCCATCTTCCAATCAGCCGTCCCGCCCGAATGCCTCTCCCTCCCCGTCGGCGACAAGCTCATCGAACGCCTCCGGGGCCTCAACGGCGGTGACCGCCTCCGCCTCGAAGGTCTTATCCATCCGACCCCGGGACCCGATCCCGCGGACCCGATCTCCGTCGAGGACGCGCGAAAGTTGCTGAGGATTTCCCAGCTGGAGGCTCTGAAATCCTCGCTGAAGCAGATTCCGAAGAATTGCATATCCTACTCCGAGTTTATGCAGATATGCGCTGATCGACTACGTGGAACGAGTCCCGATCAGGTATCGGAGCTCGTTAAGATGCTCGATCAGTCCGGCGTCGTCATAGTTCTTGGAAACGTCGTGTTCCTGCATCCAGAGCAG GTTGTGAAGGCGATTGAAAGTGTTATCCCACTATctatggcccacccaaatgaCCCCAGAAGGGAAGAGCTTGCAAAGATGGAGAAATTGAAGGTGGAGATCGATATGAAAGCAGAGAGTCTTGTTCGGAGGGAGCTATGGGGTGGCTTATGCTTCTTAGTCCTCCAGACGGCTGCCTTCATGAGGCTAACCTTCTGGGAACTTTCATGGGATGTCATGGAGCCCATTTGCTTCTACTTCACGTCGGTCTATTTCATGGCCGGCTACGCCTTCTTCCTCAGGACCTCCAAGGACCCATCTTTTGAAGGGTTATTCGAGAGCCGGTTTAGCACGAAGCAGAGGCGGCTCATGAAGCTCAAGAACTTCGACATTACGAGGTTTAACGAGCTTCGAAAGGCATTGGATCAACCTGAATTTTCTCCATTGCCATCTTGCAGTAGTCCCAGAAGAACACTGCTTGGAGCCATGCATTAG